A genomic stretch from Ureibacillus composti includes:
- a CDS encoding VanZ family protein, whose protein sequence is MDIKSIIDTLLPILPIASIVAVVIIGITYLSYTLYRKRGGRKKASFSQFSALFLLFGWLVVVMVLTTFSRGANFEGWVNFRLFSDYINAWNQWSLSELQLIVFNMLMFAPLGFLLPLLGKKTRRIVPILLISLTVTLSIELFQMFTRRGIFELNDILHNTIGSVAGYFLMRAIQDVLVLQKIKVQSLFKAFCIPLVFTLLFTGALIVYSAKELGNLSIRPVYSQNMNQVEVVLNTELKTDDDTVSLYYSDQIHNIEYGNDHAALLQSSFNLSQKGSMRKDGYNRVWFLLDGSGNELIFNYNLKDGTWGMYPENYEIVSMDQEELNSFREFYEKWLQSNGLLPKEAIFSTQDDNTLRWDMKQSIKKIAFEDKDFFEGFIMLIPSQNNHRPIDVFYDMKENVFVREVNIISPSQAYEEILNGNFYMYNNLNDGDKLIINHYELDYTYDSKGYYQPVYKFIGLVNDQHWEALIPAVMD, encoded by the coding sequence TTGGATATTAAAAGTATTATTGATACATTACTACCGATTTTGCCAATAGCATCAATTGTGGCAGTCGTAATAATTGGAATAACGTATTTATCTTATACCCTATATCGAAAACGAGGTGGGAGAAAAAAAGCATCATTTAGCCAATTTAGCGCTTTATTTTTACTATTCGGTTGGTTAGTTGTTGTAATGGTTTTAACAACATTTAGCAGGGGAGCAAATTTTGAAGGCTGGGTTAATTTTCGACTGTTTAGCGACTATATAAATGCTTGGAATCAATGGTCTCTTAGTGAATTGCAACTTATAGTTTTTAATATGTTGATGTTTGCACCACTTGGGTTTCTGTTACCGCTTCTTGGAAAAAAGACTCGTCGAATTGTTCCTATTCTACTTATATCGCTAACTGTTACACTGAGCATAGAACTTTTTCAAATGTTCACCCGTAGAGGAATATTTGAATTAAATGATATACTACACAACACAATTGGAAGTGTTGCGGGATATTTTTTGATGCGTGCAATTCAAGATGTGTTAGTACTTCAAAAAATAAAGGTACAATCGTTATTTAAAGCTTTTTGTATACCCCTCGTTTTTACACTGCTATTTACGGGGGCATTGATTGTATACAGTGCAAAAGAGCTTGGGAACCTTTCCATTCGCCCAGTATATTCACAAAATATGAATCAAGTTGAAGTAGTACTAAACACAGAATTGAAGACGGACGATGACACAGTTTCTCTATATTATAGCGACCAAATTCATAATATTGAATATGGAAATGATCATGCAGCTTTATTGCAAAGCTCTTTTAATCTATCCCAAAAGGGCAGTATGCGTAAAGATGGTTACAATCGGGTATGGTTCTTGTTAGACGGTAGTGGCAATGAATTAATATTTAATTACAATTTAAAAGATGGGACATGGGGAATGTATCCCGAAAATTATGAAATTGTCTCTATGGATCAGGAGGAGTTAAATAGTTTTAGAGAATTTTATGAAAAGTGGTTGCAATCAAATGGGTTATTACCTAAAGAGGCAATTTTTAGTACACAAGATGATAATACTCTACGTTGGGATATGAAACAGTCTATTAAAAAAATTGCTTTTGAAGACAAAGATTTCTTTGAAGGTTTTATTATGCTCATACCATCTCAAAATAATCACAGGCCAATTGATGTATTTTATGATATGAAGGAGAATGTATTTGTAAGAGAAGTTAATATTATTAGTCCTTCACAAGCTTATGAAGAAATTCTAAATGGGAATTTTTATATGTATAATAATCTCAACGATGGAGACAAATTAATTATAAATCACTATGAACTTGACTATACTTACGACTCCAAAGGTTATTATCAGCCAGTTTACAAGTTTATTGGTTTAGTTAACGACCAACATTGGGAAGCATTGATTCCAGCTGTTATGGATTGA
- a CDS encoding sigma-54-dependent Fis family transcriptional regulator yields the protein MIPNSKNAWEKFTLYGENDPRIRKVILESWDRCKSLGVSHSLNEVSIPVNENEFNKRKKENTQLLHIATPIMLDIYKKLRGGGYLLLLTDPNGYLIQLMADKKAQVVADTGGIVLGAKWTEENVGSTGLSIALKTQIPMATYGYEHFCSAFRVWDCSACPIIVNNTFIGLFDICRVGPGTDIKELYALVVAGAKAIEEKIAFEKLKEKEIILSQVLSNYWDIKKNTGIITYDLEGGILYKDRNADQFIHLIQNDDSRKSDLFNILNSFKDSEENKEITIGGKGYLLERKEIFHGYDKMGIIILINENSKFVNIPQLASKDIRNPLAEQFPTENPKLLKLLNTAEKIANSDSSILIQGESGSGKDVLTNAIHKFSKRKNGPFVAINCASLPKDLIASELFGYAPGAFTGANKQGNTGKLEAADGGTLFLDEIGDMPLDLQAMLLRSIEEKAVVRLGSNKLKKVDVRIIAATHKDLKKLIQQGLFREDLYYRLNVFQLTLPPLRERKEDMKYLLNRMSKEACKNADRGEIQFTERALELFSQYSWPGNLREMRNVTERIAYIHESDIFDENAVLEYIFIEKKEETIDDEYENILHVLKQVDGNRTKAAEVLGISRSKLYRKLEHYKNL from the coding sequence GTGATACCTAATAGTAAAAATGCGTGGGAAAAGTTCACTTTATATGGTGAAAATGATCCTAGAATAAGAAAAGTAATACTAGAGTCTTGGGATCGTTGTAAGTCTTTAGGAGTTTCACATAGTCTCAATGAAGTATCTATACCTGTAAATGAAAATGAATTTAATAAAAGGAAAAAAGAAAATACCCAACTTTTACATATAGCTACGCCTATTATGCTAGATATTTATAAAAAACTTAGAGGTGGCGGTTATCTCTTACTTTTAACCGATCCAAACGGATATTTAATACAATTAATGGCTGACAAAAAAGCTCAGGTCGTTGCAGATACAGGTGGTATCGTTCTTGGAGCAAAATGGACAGAAGAAAATGTAGGGTCAACAGGTCTTTCTATAGCGTTAAAAACGCAAATTCCTATGGCAACATACGGATATGAACATTTTTGTAGTGCTTTTAGAGTCTGGGATTGTTCGGCTTGTCCAATTATTGTAAACAATACATTTATTGGATTATTTGATATATGCCGTGTAGGCCCAGGAACAGATATTAAAGAATTATACGCTTTAGTAGTAGCTGGAGCAAAAGCTATTGAGGAAAAAATAGCTTTTGAAAAATTAAAAGAAAAAGAAATCATTTTATCTCAGGTGCTTTCTAATTACTGGGATATTAAGAAAAATACAGGTATTATTACATACGATTTAGAAGGAGGTATCTTATATAAAGATAGAAATGCTGATCAATTTATTCATTTAATTCAGAATGATGATTCAAGAAAAAGTGACTTATTCAATATATTAAACAGTTTCAAAGATTCAGAAGAGAACAAGGAAATAACTATTGGGGGAAAGGGTTATCTATTAGAGCGAAAAGAAATATTTCATGGATACGATAAAATGGGGATTATCATTTTAATAAATGAAAATTCGAAATTTGTAAATATCCCTCAGTTAGCAAGTAAAGATATACGGAATCCTTTAGCAGAGCAATTTCCTACTGAAAATCCTAAACTACTAAAATTACTCAATACAGCTGAAAAAATAGCTAATAGTGATTCAAGTATTCTTATTCAAGGAGAAAGTGGTAGTGGGAAAGACGTTTTAACAAACGCAATTCATAAATTTAGTAAAAGAAAAAACGGTCCTTTTGTAGCGATTAACTGCGCCTCATTACCAAAAGATCTAATTGCTTCAGAGCTATTTGGATATGCACCAGGTGCATTTACAGGCGCAAATAAGCAAGGAAATACTGGAAAGTTAGAGGCAGCTGACGGAGGAACTTTATTCTTAGATGAGATTGGAGACATGCCACTGGATTTACAAGCAATGTTATTACGATCTATTGAAGAAAAAGCCGTTGTACGTTTAGGGAGTAATAAATTAAAGAAAGTAGATGTACGTATTATAGCAGCTACTCATAAAGATTTAAAAAAGCTAATTCAACAAGGCTTATTCCGAGAAGATTTATACTATAGGTTAAATGTTTTCCAACTTACGTTACCACCGCTAAGAGAAAGAAAAGAAGATATGAAATATTTATTAAATCGAATGTCTAAGGAAGCTTGTAAAAATGCAGATCGAGGAGAAATACAATTTACTGAGAGGGCTTTGGAACTTTTCAGTCAGTATTCATGGCCAGGCAACTTAAGAGAAATGAGAAATGTAACTGAAAGAATAGCGTATATTCATGAATCAGATATTTTCGATGAGAACGCGGTGCTGGAATATATATTTATAGAGAAAAAAGAAGAAACTATAGATGATGAATACGAAAATATTCTACATGTTCTAAAACAAGTAGATGGAAATCGAACGAAAGCAGCAGAAGTCTTAGGAATTTCTAGAAGTAAGTTGTATAGGAAATTAGAGCATTATAAGAATCTATAA
- a CDS encoding alpha/beta hydrolase — MTKAKFSPVLGRYVTIDVDGEEYKVFYLENGAGQPLVCQHTAGCHNHQWRGLLEDEEITSKYRVIAYDLPRHGKSDPPLNTEWWKEEYKLSAEFFVKFIVTLCDALELENPIFMGSSFGGNIALQLALHHPDRFDAVIPVEAADYSPGFYLDWWHHPHANASQVCASGVWDLMAPQSPDKDRWATWFYYSQGAEAFKGDLHFYSVDHDLRGKLEQIQGDKVKVIMLTGTYDYLTTTEDGRRTASQIKNAEFIEMVDIGHFPMSENYEVFKKYLEQALNSIQAVKA, encoded by the coding sequence ATGACAAAAGCTAAATTTTCACCTGTATTAGGTAGATACGTAACGATAGATGTTGATGGGGAAGAATATAAAGTATTTTATTTAGAAAATGGGGCAGGACAACCTCTTGTATGTCAACATACAGCGGGATGTCACAATCATCAATGGCGTGGATTATTAGAAGATGAAGAGATTACTAGTAAATATCGTGTGATTGCATATGATTTACCTCGTCATGGTAAATCAGATCCTCCTTTAAATACAGAATGGTGGAAAGAAGAATATAAACTTAGTGCTGAGTTCTTTGTGAAGTTTATTGTTACATTGTGTGATGCACTTGAATTAGAAAACCCAATCTTCATGGGGTCCTCTTTCGGTGGAAATATAGCTTTACAACTTGCACTTCATCATCCAGATCGATTTGATGCAGTTATTCCGGTTGAAGCAGCAGACTATTCTCCAGGCTTCTATTTAGATTGGTGGCATCATCCACATGCGAATGCATCACAGGTATGTGCAAGTGGAGTATGGGATTTAATGGCGCCACAATCACCAGATAAGGATCGTTGGGCAACGTGGTTCTATTATTCACAAGGTGCAGAAGCATTTAAAGGCGACTTACATTTTTATTCTGTAGACCATGATCTTCGTGGAAAACTAGAACAAATTCAAGGAGACAAAGTTAAAGTAATCATGCTTACAGGGACTTACGATTATTTAACAACTACAGAAGATGGTAGACGTACAGCAAGCCAAATCAAAAATGCTGAATTTATTGAAATGGTTGATATTGGACATTTCCCAATGAGTGAAAACTATGAGGTATTTAAAAAATATTTAGAACAAGCATTAAATTCAATTCAGGCAGTAAAAGCGTAG
- the rpoN gene encoding RNA polymerase factor sigma-54 translates to MRLELNTQMGTQLAMTPQLSQAIGIMKMTSDELEEFLYEIQISNPLIEMEDYGNFKEKKIKRLHNEININNLNKKIEVNKTDSLLQEFKLIVDDPKEFKLIKKVIMNLNNNGYLPNAYDFLTPDEYAFILDFFSLNGYVGLATLDLKHFLKIQCLKFYPDDELLLNLVDHIDLIAEKKWRFILKKFKITDDILSESIKKIQNLNPRPYSFVNDETNFILPDVIVRIRNKQIIYTLCDWFSPNLNINRYSLINLSKEENKQIQGWKNEAKWVVQALEQRKNTMRDIMEFLIKYQQEAFLNDLSYIKPLTLKDVSNYIGKHESTVSRAIMNKYIQINSNLYAFKDLFTSKLEGNAGEIISKEKIKWLLKELIDNEDKLVPLSDQKLATVLSKNESITISRRTITKYREELQIAPSSKRKSLKIINN, encoded by the coding sequence ATGCGGCTTGAATTAAACACCCAAATGGGAACGCAATTAGCGATGACACCTCAGTTAAGTCAAGCAATTGGAATTATGAAAATGACATCAGATGAACTTGAGGAATTTTTATATGAAATCCAAATTTCGAATCCTTTAATAGAAATGGAGGACTATGGAAATTTTAAAGAAAAGAAAATTAAACGATTACATAACGAGATTAATATTAATAATTTGAATAAAAAAATAGAGGTGAACAAGACAGATAGTTTGCTACAAGAGTTCAAGTTAATTGTTGATGATCCAAAGGAATTTAAGCTAATAAAAAAAGTAATTATGAATTTAAATAATAACGGGTATTTACCAAACGCGTATGATTTTTTAACTCCAGATGAATACGCTTTTATATTAGATTTCTTTAGTTTGAATGGTTATGTAGGATTAGCCACATTAGATTTAAAACATTTCTTAAAAATTCAATGTCTGAAATTTTATCCTGATGACGAATTACTATTAAATTTAGTCGACCATATTGATTTGATAGCGGAAAAAAAATGGAGGTTTATATTAAAAAAATTCAAAATAACAGATGACATCTTGAGTGAATCTATTAAAAAAATTCAAAATTTGAATCCTAGGCCATATAGCTTTGTAAATGACGAGACTAACTTTATTCTTCCAGATGTTATTGTTCGTATAAGAAACAAACAAATTATATACACTCTATGTGATTGGTTTTCACCAAATTTAAATATAAATAGGTATAGTTTAATTAATTTATCCAAAGAAGAAAATAAACAAATTCAAGGTTGGAAAAATGAAGCGAAATGGGTCGTTCAAGCTTTAGAACAACGTAAAAACACGATGCGTGATATTATGGAATTTTTAATTAAATATCAGCAGGAAGCTTTTTTAAATGATCTAAGCTATATAAAGCCGCTTACATTGAAAGATGTTTCTAACTATATTGGTAAACATGAATCTACAGTTAGTAGGGCGATAATGAACAAATATATACAAATTAATTCGAATTTATATGCATTTAAAGATTTGTTCACTTCCAAACTTGAAGGGAATGCGGGGGAAATCATTTCAAAGGAAAAAATAAAATGGTTATTGAAAGAATTGATAGATAATGAGGATAAATTAGTACCATTATCAGATCAAAAGTTAGCTACAGTATTAAGTAAGAATGAAAGTATTACTATATCAAGGCGAACAATAACTAAATATAGAGAAGAATTGCAAATAGCTCCTTCTTCTAAAAGGAAATCACTAAAAATTATTAACAATTAA
- a CDS encoding spore germination protein, translating to MYINKNLSENIKGRLDDCDDLVTRTFPELEIEVLFFGHLVGEEELKNNIVQPFSNINSDEVKNILRRKEFKQEEDINSMVSGILEGKALVIFKNSLAYVVDIYVPKTRSVSAAEIETVIVGPKEAFIEDVGTNLSMIRRRIKSDRLKVLSYKIGTLTQTKMYLLYIEGITSSVLVKELQERINDIDIKGINDLNQLIQYLDRKPLSIFPQYFTTERPDVSTSKLLEGRVICLLDGSPYSLSTPTSFFEFFQSPDDYNQRWLLGTLSRALRFAALVITLFASAFYVAVSMFQYEIIPVKLLHEFIKSRSNVPFNPLIEALIIESIIELLREAGARLPSKIGQTIGIVGGIVIGTAAVEAGFTSNILIIVVSISAISSFVVPHIIMTASLRIARFIFIILASIAGFFGIIFGFIILLIHLCSLKNMGEYYLKPIAPLSLKDIKDTIIRAPYQFFKK from the coding sequence ATGTACATAAACAAAAATTTGTCTGAAAATATTAAGGGTAGATTAGATGATTGTGATGATTTGGTAACTAGGACATTTCCAGAGTTAGAAATTGAGGTATTATTTTTCGGGCATTTAGTAGGCGAGGAGGAATTGAAAAATAATATTGTACAACCATTTTCAAATATAAATAGCGATGAAGTGAAAAATATATTAAGAAGAAAAGAATTTAAACAAGAAGAAGATATTAACTCAATGGTTAGTGGGATTCTGGAAGGAAAAGCATTAGTCATTTTTAAAAATTCACTAGCATATGTAGTTGATATTTATGTTCCAAAAACAAGAAGTGTTTCAGCTGCAGAAATTGAAACTGTAATTGTAGGACCTAAAGAAGCTTTTATAGAAGACGTTGGAACTAACTTATCTATGATTAGGAGAAGAATAAAATCAGACCGTTTAAAGGTCCTTAGTTATAAAATAGGCACGTTAACTCAAACGAAAATGTATTTATTATATATTGAGGGTATTACCTCCTCTGTGTTAGTTAAAGAATTGCAAGAAAGAATCAATGACATTGACATAAAAGGGATTAATGATTTAAATCAACTAATACAATACTTAGACAGGAAGCCTCTTTCTATTTTTCCACAATATTTTACGACAGAGCGTCCAGATGTTTCAACATCAAAGTTGCTTGAGGGAAGAGTTATTTGTTTGTTAGATGGTAGTCCCTATTCATTATCAACCCCTACTAGTTTTTTTGAATTTTTTCAATCTCCAGATGATTACAACCAAAGATGGCTACTTGGTACTCTATCCAGGGCATTAAGATTTGCTGCATTAGTAATAACATTATTTGCTTCTGCATTCTATGTAGCAGTATCTATGTTTCAATATGAGATTATTCCTGTTAAATTACTGCATGAGTTTATTAAATCAAGAAGTAACGTGCCATTTAACCCACTAATTGAGGCATTAATTATTGAGAGTATTATTGAGTTGTTAAGAGAAGCAGGAGCAAGACTACCGTCTAAAATAGGACAAACAATTGGTATAGTTGGAGGTATAGTTATTGGTACTGCTGCAGTAGAGGCTGGTTTTACGAGTAATATACTAATTATAGTTGTTTCTATATCTGCTATATCTTCTTTTGTAGTTCCACATATTATAATGACCGCTTCTTTAAGGATTGCTCGATTTATTTTTATTATTCTTGCATCAATAGCGGGATTCTTTGGAATAATTTTCGGATTCATAATTTTATTAATTCATCTTTGCAGTTTAAAAAATATGGGGGAGTATTATCTTAAACCTATAGCACCATTATCTTTGAAGGACATAAAAGATACTATTATTCGTGCTCCTTATCAGTTCTTTAAGAAATAA
- a CDS encoding GerAB/ArcD/ProY family transporter: MQNEKFKPFYLFFITYMTQMGIVFFSLPNIIANHFGYNGWIMIIPISVVVLIHIGLIATIYSFNKGESIFQTIESLNSKAKMILMPLYISLSIFWSILSVTIAKHYVHVMKFLYFPQTDIQWFVLLTLILTFYLVTRGIITIAHISTIFFFLSAPIIFLFLYFVPDFSFLQFSTFLFNENKDFYGGIIELYTAFLGFEVILFMFPYISKEKSGFKYVFWGHLYTSFVYFIVTIICYGFNSIQQLTRVVYPIVNLVKYIEFDFIERLDSIIFILFYLKVLITITMYVWISLITLKRVVKWSDNLIVFLLLGVGYLSTLAFVTKKELIFLLSALTKVQLLISVFLPLLLLIITFKKRRSND; encoded by the coding sequence ATGCAAAATGAAAAATTTAAACCGTTCTATTTATTTTTTATTACCTATATGACTCAAATGGGTATAGTGTTCTTTAGCTTACCAAATATTATAGCCAATCATTTTGGATATAACGGTTGGATAATGATTATACCTATTTCAGTTGTTGTTTTGATTCATATTGGATTGATTGCTACAATTTATAGTTTTAATAAAGGTGAGTCGATTTTTCAAACAATTGAGAGTTTAAATTCAAAGGCAAAGATGATACTAATGCCTTTATATATTTCTTTAAGCATATTCTGGTCAATTCTTTCGGTTACAATCGCAAAACACTATGTACATGTTATGAAGTTTTTATATTTTCCTCAAACTGATATACAGTGGTTTGTACTGTTAACATTAATTCTTACTTTTTACCTTGTTACAAGAGGAATTATAACAATAGCCCATATCTCTACTATATTTTTCTTTTTATCTGCACCAATAATATTTCTTTTCTTGTATTTTGTTCCTGACTTCTCTTTTTTGCAATTTTCTACATTTTTGTTTAATGAAAATAAGGACTTTTATGGAGGAATTATCGAATTATATACTGCATTTCTAGGGTTTGAAGTAATACTATTTATGTTCCCGTACATAAGTAAAGAGAAAAGCGGTTTTAAATATGTTTTTTGGGGTCACTTATACACTTCCTTTGTATATTTTATTGTTACTATAATTTGTTATGGATTTAACAGTATACAACAATTAACTCGTGTAGTTTACCCAATAGTAAATTTAGTGAAATATATAGAATTCGACTTTATTGAACGATTGGACTCTATAATTTTTATATTATTTTATTTAAAGGTGTTAATTACTATTACGATGTATGTCTGGATTAGTTTAATTACTTTAAAAAGGGTGGTTAAATGGAGTGATAATCTTATTGTTTTTCTATTATTGGGAGTTGGATATTTATCAACACTCGCTTTTGTAACAAAAAAAGAATTAATATTTTTGTTATCTGCCTTAACAAAAGTTCAATTGTTAATATCAGTCTTCTTACCACTATTATTATTGATTATTACTTTTAAAAAAAGGAGAAGTAATGACTAG
- a CDS encoding Ger(x)C family spore germination protein, which translates to MTRILMIILILLMQSGCKDQKIVEELGFIHTIGYESIEEGEDIGKLKVTVSFPVAETLKQQTNTIVVDTPRESMIFLNQKTNKNLVLGQVRSILIGEKLAEKGVWDLIDTFYRDPVLRPTVKLSIVKSSPQQMLSKDYPNYQMVDTVIEELLTKEARLNTIPEMDIHKFAKDYLDDAIDPIAPIILQSEDGIMSEGIGLFSNDQLKAFLPKIKASVFFLLTGEFKEGNLLIKINKEEKVLFSFLKNKRSIKVGLNNNEDIDVNLSIDLKGFLLEYQGEKDINNEKQIAEVEGDIQEYLENEINEILEIMKEHQIDNLGLGKYIKRKMDYQTWKNLDWPKSIDRVNINPTVTVTIIDTGLIK; encoded by the coding sequence ATGACTAGAATTTTAATGATTATTCTAATCTTGTTGATGCAATCGGGATGTAAGGACCAAAAAATTGTAGAGGAGTTAGGATTTATTCATACAATAGGTTATGAGTCAATTGAGGAAGGAGAGGATATAGGAAAACTTAAAGTAACCGTCTCATTTCCAGTAGCAGAAACCTTAAAACAGCAAACAAACACTATTGTTGTTGATACTCCAAGGGAATCAATGATATTTTTGAACCAAAAGACAAATAAAAATCTAGTTTTGGGTCAAGTAAGGAGTATTCTAATTGGAGAGAAACTTGCAGAAAAAGGAGTATGGGATTTAATCGATACATTCTATCGTGATCCAGTTTTAAGACCAACTGTAAAACTGTCTATTGTAAAAAGCAGCCCACAACAAATGCTTTCTAAAGACTATCCAAATTATCAAATGGTTGATACTGTTATCGAAGAGCTTTTGACAAAAGAAGCAAGGTTAAATACCATTCCTGAAATGGATATACATAAGTTTGCGAAAGATTACCTAGATGACGCTATTGATCCTATTGCTCCAATTATTTTACAATCTGAAGATGGAATAATGTCGGAAGGTATTGGATTATTTAGTAATGATCAGTTAAAAGCATTCTTACCAAAAATAAAAGCAAGTGTTTTCTTTCTTTTAACTGGTGAGTTTAAAGAGGGCAATTTATTAATTAAAATTAATAAAGAAGAGAAAGTATTATTTAGTTTTTTAAAGAATAAAAGAAGTATAAAGGTTGGATTAAATAATAATGAAGATATAGATGTGAATTTGTCAATTGATCTCAAAGGGTTTTTACTAGAATACCAAGGGGAAAAAGATATTAATAATGAGAAACAAATAGCAGAGGTGGAGGGAGATATTCAAGAATATTTAGAAAACGAAATAAACGAAATATTAGAAATTATGAAGGAGCATCAAATAGATAATCTCGGTTTAGGAAAGTATATAAAAAGAAAAATGGATTATCAGACATGGAAAAACCTAGACTGGCCTAAGTCAATTGATCGAGTAAACATTAACCCTACTGTAACCGTGACCATAATAGATACAGGATTGATTAAATAA
- a CDS encoding IS3 family transposase: MILETFEKHEGRYGYRRIHAELRALGYTINHKKVQQIMKKLGLLPIIQKHAEYRTTIHSDQGWHYQHITWVKTLSQNRIFQSMSRKATCADNAVMENFFSLLKQEMYYGEQIISFITNENKRVYLLL; the protein is encoded by the coding sequence TTGATTTTAGAAACCTTTGAAAAGCATGAAGGTAGATATGGCTATCGTCGAATTCATGCGGAATTAAGAGCGCTAGGATACACAATTAATCATAAAAAAGTTCAACAAATTATGAAAAAACTAGGATTACTTCCAATCATTCAGAAACATGCTGAATATCGGACAACAATTCATTCCGATCAAGGATGGCACTATCAACACATTACGTGGGTGAAAACATTAAGCCAGAACAGGATTTTTCAGAGCATGTCTCGTAAAGCAACATGCGCAGACAATGCGGTCATGGAGAACTTCTTTAGCTTACTAAAACAGGAAATGTATTATGGAGAACAAATAATCTCTTTCATTACAAATGAAAATAAAAGAGTATATCTATTATTATAA
- a CDS encoding class I SAM-dependent methyltransferase, with translation MGIDFHNKINRHTYSTRKADDSWVNAIKELVQFDNISKSLDIGCGGGIYTKALSEMGVPSVTGVDFSEEILKGARDNCSEYQSISFKLGDALNTGLKSNSYDLLLERALIHHINDLQKCFEEAYRILKDNGVYIIQDRTPEDCLLKGSDSHIRGYFFEQFPKLIEKETKRRYDSQFVIKTLTEVGFKEIQEVKLWETRKVYKNKKELLKDLSERTGRSILHELDDEELKILINYIDKAILNENNIVEKDRWAIWKVIK, from the coding sequence ATGGGGATTGATTTTCATAATAAGATTAATCGTCATACTTATTCAACACGAAAAGCAGATGATTCTTGGGTTAATGCAATAAAAGAACTAGTACAGTTCGACAATATCTCTAAGAGCTTGGATATAGGATGTGGTGGAGGTATTTATACGAAAGCTCTATCTGAAATGGGAGTACCTTCAGTTACGGGTGTCGATTTTTCCGAAGAAATATTGAAAGGTGCAAGAGATAATTGTAGTGAATATCAAAGTATATCGTTTAAGCTCGGTGATGCTCTAAATACGGGCTTAAAAAGCAACAGTTACGATTTACTTCTTGAAAGGGCATTGATACATCATATAAATGATTTGCAAAAATGTTTTGAAGAGGCTTATCGAATATTAAAGGACAATGGAGTTTATATTATTCAAGACCGTACACCAGAAGATTGCTTATTAAAAGGTAGCGACAGCCATATTAGAGGATATTTCTTTGAACAATTTCCAAAACTGATTGAGAAAGAGACTAAACGCAGATACGATAGCCAATTTGTAATAAAAACACTTACAGAGGTTGGTTTTAAAGAAATTCAAGAAGTAAAGCTATGGGAAACAAGAAAAGTGTATAAAAATAAAAAGGAATTACTAAAAGACCTGAGTGAGAGAACAGGAAGAAGTATTTTACACGAATTGGATGATGAAGAACTAAAAATCCTGATTAATTATATAGATAAAGCAATTTTAAATGAAAATAATATTGTGGAAAAAGATAGATGGGCAATTTGGAAAGTCATTAAATAA